From a single Georhizobium profundi genomic region:
- a CDS encoding chorismate mutase yields MSEPSAIEQLKGLRKSIDNIDAALIHVLAERFRCTQAVGVLKATHGLPASDPNRESQQIERLRRLARDAELDPDFAEKFLNFIIQEVIRHHEAIAASANGAVTENSAPSGAA; encoded by the coding sequence ATGAGCGAGCCGAGCGCGATCGAACAGCTGAAGGGACTGCGCAAGTCCATCGACAACATCGATGCGGCGTTGATCCACGTGCTTGCCGAGCGCTTTCGCTGCACGCAGGCGGTCGGGGTGTTGAAGGCCACGCACGGCCTTCCGGCCTCCGATCCGAACCGTGAGAGCCAGCAGATCGAACGCCTGCGTCGCCTCGCGCGCGATGCCGAACTCGATCCGGATTTCGCAGAGAAATTCCTGAATTTCATCATTCAGGAGGTCATCCGCCATCACGAGGCAATCGCCGCCTCGGCCAATGGCGCGGTGACGGAGAATTCCGCTCCCTCCGGAGCGGCCTGA
- the rpsP gene encoding 30S ribosomal protein S16: MALKIRLARGGAKKRPYYHIVIADVRSPRDGRFIEKVGRWDPMLSKEEGARVQLNEDRIKHWLDHGALPTDRVLRFLDEAGVSKREARNNPDKAKPGKKAQERLAEKKQKEEEAAAKAAEAEAAKNAPAEEAAAE; encoded by the coding sequence ATGGCACTGAAGATTCGTCTCGCCCGCGGCGGCGCCAAGAAGCGCCCTTACTACCACATCGTCATTGCCGACGTGCGCTCACCGCGCGACGGCCGCTTCATCGAGAAGGTCGGCCGCTGGGATCCGATGCTGTCGAAGGAAGAAGGCGCCCGCGTTCAGCTGAACGAAGACCGCATCAAGCATTGGCTCGATCACGGCGCGCTGCCGACCGACCGCGTGCTGCGCTTCCTGGACGAGGCCGGCGTTTCCAAGCGTGAGGCCCGCAACAACCCGGACAAGGCGAAGCCCGGCAAGAAGGCCCAGGAGCGTCTGGCCGAGAAGAAGCAGAAGGAAGAGGAAGCAGCCGCAAAGGCCGCCGAGGCTGAAGCTGCAAAGAACGCCCCGGCTGAAGAAGCCGCTGCGGAATAA
- the rimM gene encoding ribosome maturation factor RimM (Essential for efficient processing of 16S rRNA): MNSKQMLLMARIGGAHGIKGEVRAQAFTGDPSAVGDYGPLTAADGRTFEILKAKPSKNIVLLTIKGVSDRNAAEALNGLELFIDRDSLPDDALDDGEVYQDDLIGLSVKDGEGTAHGSVIAVHDFGAGIVLEIKPERGPSVMIPFSEAAVPELDVDAGWLLVDPIAAGLVNDGEDERGEEEAASRSNPGSRRRRPPKGPGAD, translated from the coding sequence ATGAATTCCAAGCAGATGCTGCTGATGGCACGGATCGGCGGGGCGCACGGCATCAAGGGCGAAGTGCGCGCGCAGGCTTTCACCGGGGACCCGTCTGCGGTCGGAGATTACGGTCCGCTGACTGCCGCCGATGGCCGGACATTCGAAATCCTCAAGGCAAAGCCTTCCAAGAACATCGTGCTCTTGACGATCAAGGGGGTGTCGGACCGCAATGCCGCCGAGGCGCTGAACGGGTTGGAGCTCTTCATCGACCGGGACAGCCTGCCGGACGATGCGCTCGACGATGGCGAGGTCTATCAGGACGATCTGATCGGCCTTTCCGTCAAGGACGGCGAGGGTACGGCCCATGGATCGGTCATCGCTGTGCACGATTTCGGCGCCGGCATTGTGCTGGAGATCAAGCCGGAGCGTGGTCCGAGCGTCATGATCCCGTTTTCGGAAGCTGCCGTTCCCGAACTGGACGTCGATGCCGGCTGGTTGCTGGTCGATCCGATCGCTGCCGGGCTCGTCAACGATGGCGAGGACGAGCGCGGTGAGGAGGAGGCGGCGTCTCGCTCCAACCCGGGCAGCCGCAGGCGGCGTCCGCCGAAGGGCCCGGGAGCGGATTGA
- the trmD gene encoding tRNA (guanosine(37)-N1)-methyltransferase TrmD, translating to MAFRASILTLYPDMFPGHLGTSLAGRALERGDWSLEAVQIRDFAEDRHRTVDDTPAGGGAGMVLRPDILARAIDHASPEGDPRPRLLMSPRGEVLRQPLVRELAEGPGAVIVCGRFEGVDQRVIEARGLREVSIGDYILSGGEPAALVLLDAIVRLLPGVMGNALSGQSESFEDGLLEYPHYTRPQLFEGRAIPEVLTSGDHGAVARWRRAEAQKLTETRRPDLLAEKKFHGE from the coding sequence ATGGCGTTTCGCGCCAGTATCCTCACGCTCTACCCGGACATGTTTCCCGGGCATCTCGGTACGTCTCTCGCCGGCCGTGCGCTCGAGCGCGGCGACTGGAGCCTCGAGGCGGTCCAGATCCGCGATTTTGCCGAGGATCGGCACCGCACCGTCGATGATACTCCGGCGGGTGGTGGCGCAGGCATGGTGCTGCGGCCCGACATCCTTGCGCGGGCGATAGACCACGCTTCTCCCGAGGGCGATCCGCGGCCGCGCCTGCTGATGAGCCCGCGCGGGGAGGTGTTGCGGCAGCCCTTGGTGCGGGAACTTGCCGAGGGACCAGGCGCCGTCATCGTCTGCGGTCGGTTTGAAGGCGTGGATCAACGTGTAATCGAAGCGCGCGGCCTGCGTGAAGTCTCGATCGGCGACTATATTCTTTCCGGCGGCGAGCCGGCGGCGCTCGTTCTTCTTGATGCGATCGTGCGGCTGCTTCCGGGCGTGATGGGCAATGCGCTTTCCGGCCAGTCCGAGAGCTTCGAAGACGGGCTTCTGGAATATCCGCACTATACGCGCCCGCAGCTCTTCGAAGGTCGCGCAATCCCCGAGGTGCTGACATCAGGCGACCACGGCGCAGTCGCGCGGTGGCGCAGGGCAGAGGCTCAGAAACTGACCGAGACCCGTCGGCCGGACCTGCTCGCGGAGAAAAAATTCCACGGCGAATGA